Proteins found in one Channa argus isolate prfri chromosome 7, Channa argus male v1.0, whole genome shotgun sequence genomic segment:
- the trip13 gene encoding pachytene checkpoint protein 2 homolog isoform X3 — MDDYRMEVGDQKQNINVEVQVKSHSTAKQSEVRMHVLALLNRHSVIFGNYRWTEFDEDFLQKHVHSVAIVDIEKMVTQPLDLKSCTISIHIFTLNEDGPSMLSLEEDEELSAANHWLLPADEFHGIWESLVYENGVKTQLLDYVTTTIYFSDKNVDSNLISWNRVVLLHGPPGTGKTSLCKGLAQKLSIRLSSRYSYGQFVEINSHSLFSKWFSESGKLVTKMFQKIQQLIDDKDALVFVLIDEVESLTAARNACQAGTEPSDAIRVVNSVLTQLDQIKRHSNVVILTTSNVTEKIDLAFVDRADIKQYIGPPSEKGIYNIYLSCLEELMKCQIIYPRQQLFTMFELETMGFAESDVSEHSLILRKIAVKSKGLSGRALRKLPFLAHALFVKTPTVTLESFLDAMDQAVDKQREEKSNLVNGV; from the exons ATGGATGATTACAGAATGGAAGTGGGAGAccagaaacaaaacattaatgtgGAGGTCCAGGTTAAATCTCACAG CACAGCTAAACAGTCTGAGGTGCGGATGCATGTTCTGGCTCTACTGAATCGTCACAGCGTGATTTTTGGAAACTACAGATGGACAGAGTTTGATGAAGACTTCCTTCAAAAACATGTGCATTCTGTTGCTATAGTTGACATAGAGAAAATGGTAACACAG CCCCTTGATTTGAAGAGCTGCACAATTTCCATTCACATCTTCACTTTGAATGAGGATGGACCTAGCATGCTCAGTctggaggaggatgaggaactTTCAGCAGCCAATCATTGGTTGCTGCCAGCAG atGAATTCCATGGGATTTGGGAGAGCCTGGTATATGAGAATGGTGTCAAAACCcag CTTCTGGATTATGTCACAACAACAATTTATTTCTCTGACAAAAATGTTGACAGCAACCTGATTTCTTGGAATCGCGTTGTGCTTCTTCATG GGCCTCCAGGTACAGGGAAGACGTCACTGTGCAAAGGTCTTGCCCAGAAGCTGTCAATCAGACTGTCGAGTCG GTACTCCTATGGGCAATTTGTTGAGATAAACAGCCACAGCTTGTTCTCAAAGTGGTTCTCAGAG AGCGGCAAGCTGGTCACAAAGATGTTTCAGAAGATCCAACAACTGATTGATGACAAAGACGCTCTTGTGTTTGTTCTGATTGATGAG GTGGAGAGTCTGACAGCAGCTAGAAATGCCTGTCAGGCAGGGACAGAGCCTTCTGATGCCATACGAGTGGTCAACTCTGTCCTCACTCAGTTGGACCAGATTAAAAG ACATTCAAATGTTGTAATCCTAACAACATCTAATGTGACAGAGAAGATTGATTTGGCATTTGTGGACAGAGCTGACATCAAGCAGTACATTGGTCCCCCATCTGAGAAAGGCATCTATAACATTTACCTTTCCTGCCTGGAGGAGCTAATGAAG TGCCAGATCATCTACCCACGGCAGCAGCTGTTTACAATGTTTGAACTTGAGACGATGGGGTTTGCAGAGAGTGACGTGTCTGAACACAGTCTCATCCTGAGGAAAATTGCTGT AAAAAGCAAAGGTTTGAGTGGAAGAGCACTTAGGAAGTTACCTTTTCTAGCACATGCACTCTTTGTGAAG ACACCGACAGTAACTCTTGAGAGTTTTCTGGATGCTATGGACCAAGCAGTGGATaaacagagggaggaaaaatCTAACCTGGTTAATGGTGTCTAA
- the trip13 gene encoding pachytene checkpoint protein 2 homolog isoform X4, whose translation MDDYRMEVGDQKQNINVEVQVKSHSTAKQSEVRMHVLALLNRHSVIFGNYRWTEFDEDFLQKHVHSVAIVDIEKMPLDLKSCTISIHIFTLNEDGPSMLSLEEDEELSAANHWLLPADEFHGIWESLVYENGVKTQLLDYVTTTIYFSDKNVDSNLISWNRVVLLHGPPGTGKTSLCKGLAQKLSIRLSSRYSYGQFVEINSHSLFSKWFSESGKLVTKMFQKIQQLIDDKDALVFVLIDEVESLTAARNACQAGTEPSDAIRVVNSVLTQLDQIKRHSNVVILTTSNVTEKIDLAFVDRADIKQYIGPPSEKGIYNIYLSCLEELMKCQIIYPRQQLFTMFELETMGFAESDVSEHSLILRKIAVKSKGLSGRALRKLPFLAHALFVKTPTVTLESFLDAMDQAVDKQREEKSNLVNGV comes from the exons ATGGATGATTACAGAATGGAAGTGGGAGAccagaaacaaaacattaatgtgGAGGTCCAGGTTAAATCTCACAG CACAGCTAAACAGTCTGAGGTGCGGATGCATGTTCTGGCTCTACTGAATCGTCACAGCGTGATTTTTGGAAACTACAGATGGACAGAGTTTGATGAAGACTTCCTTCAAAAACATGTGCATTCTGTTGCTATAGTTGACATAGAGAAAATG CCCCTTGATTTGAAGAGCTGCACAATTTCCATTCACATCTTCACTTTGAATGAGGATGGACCTAGCATGCTCAGTctggaggaggatgaggaactTTCAGCAGCCAATCATTGGTTGCTGCCAGCAG atGAATTCCATGGGATTTGGGAGAGCCTGGTATATGAGAATGGTGTCAAAACCcag CTTCTGGATTATGTCACAACAACAATTTATTTCTCTGACAAAAATGTTGACAGCAACCTGATTTCTTGGAATCGCGTTGTGCTTCTTCATG GGCCTCCAGGTACAGGGAAGACGTCACTGTGCAAAGGTCTTGCCCAGAAGCTGTCAATCAGACTGTCGAGTCG GTACTCCTATGGGCAATTTGTTGAGATAAACAGCCACAGCTTGTTCTCAAAGTGGTTCTCAGAG AGCGGCAAGCTGGTCACAAAGATGTTTCAGAAGATCCAACAACTGATTGATGACAAAGACGCTCTTGTGTTTGTTCTGATTGATGAG GTGGAGAGTCTGACAGCAGCTAGAAATGCCTGTCAGGCAGGGACAGAGCCTTCTGATGCCATACGAGTGGTCAACTCTGTCCTCACTCAGTTGGACCAGATTAAAAG ACATTCAAATGTTGTAATCCTAACAACATCTAATGTGACAGAGAAGATTGATTTGGCATTTGTGGACAGAGCTGACATCAAGCAGTACATTGGTCCCCCATCTGAGAAAGGCATCTATAACATTTACCTTTCCTGCCTGGAGGAGCTAATGAAG TGCCAGATCATCTACCCACGGCAGCAGCTGTTTACAATGTTTGAACTTGAGACGATGGGGTTTGCAGAGAGTGACGTGTCTGAACACAGTCTCATCCTGAGGAAAATTGCTGT AAAAAGCAAAGGTTTGAGTGGAAGAGCACTTAGGAAGTTACCTTTTCTAGCACATGCACTCTTTGTGAAG ACACCGACAGTAACTCTTGAGAGTTTTCTGGATGCTATGGACCAAGCAGTGGATaaacagagggaggaaaaatCTAACCTGGTTAATGGTGTCTAA
- the trip13 gene encoding pachytene checkpoint protein 2 homolog isoform X1 has translation MDDYRMEVGDQKQNINVEVQVKSHSTAKQSEVRMHVLALLNRHSVIFGNYRWTEFDEDFLQKHVHSVAIVDIEKMVTQPLDLKSCTISIHIFTLNEDGPSMLSLEEDEELSAANHWLLPADEFHGIWESLVYENGVKTQLLDYVTTTIYFSDKNVDSNLISWNRVVLLHGPPGTGKTSLCKGLAQKLSIRLSSRYSYGQFVEINSHSLFSKWFSESGKLVTKMFQKIQQLIDDKDALVFVLIDEVESLTAARNACQAGTEPSDAIRVVNSVLTQLDQIKRHSNVVILTTSNVTEKIDLAFVDRADIKQYIGPPSEKGIYNIYLSCLEELMKCQIIYPRQQLFTMFELETMGFAESDVSEHSLILRKIAVKSKGLSGRALRKLPFLAHALFVKFVCMQTPTVTLESFLDAMDQAVDKQREEKSNLVNGV, from the exons ATGGATGATTACAGAATGGAAGTGGGAGAccagaaacaaaacattaatgtgGAGGTCCAGGTTAAATCTCACAG CACAGCTAAACAGTCTGAGGTGCGGATGCATGTTCTGGCTCTACTGAATCGTCACAGCGTGATTTTTGGAAACTACAGATGGACAGAGTTTGATGAAGACTTCCTTCAAAAACATGTGCATTCTGTTGCTATAGTTGACATAGAGAAAATGGTAACACAG CCCCTTGATTTGAAGAGCTGCACAATTTCCATTCACATCTTCACTTTGAATGAGGATGGACCTAGCATGCTCAGTctggaggaggatgaggaactTTCAGCAGCCAATCATTGGTTGCTGCCAGCAG atGAATTCCATGGGATTTGGGAGAGCCTGGTATATGAGAATGGTGTCAAAACCcag CTTCTGGATTATGTCACAACAACAATTTATTTCTCTGACAAAAATGTTGACAGCAACCTGATTTCTTGGAATCGCGTTGTGCTTCTTCATG GGCCTCCAGGTACAGGGAAGACGTCACTGTGCAAAGGTCTTGCCCAGAAGCTGTCAATCAGACTGTCGAGTCG GTACTCCTATGGGCAATTTGTTGAGATAAACAGCCACAGCTTGTTCTCAAAGTGGTTCTCAGAG AGCGGCAAGCTGGTCACAAAGATGTTTCAGAAGATCCAACAACTGATTGATGACAAAGACGCTCTTGTGTTTGTTCTGATTGATGAG GTGGAGAGTCTGACAGCAGCTAGAAATGCCTGTCAGGCAGGGACAGAGCCTTCTGATGCCATACGAGTGGTCAACTCTGTCCTCACTCAGTTGGACCAGATTAAAAG ACATTCAAATGTTGTAATCCTAACAACATCTAATGTGACAGAGAAGATTGATTTGGCATTTGTGGACAGAGCTGACATCAAGCAGTACATTGGTCCCCCATCTGAGAAAGGCATCTATAACATTTACCTTTCCTGCCTGGAGGAGCTAATGAAG TGCCAGATCATCTACCCACGGCAGCAGCTGTTTACAATGTTTGAACTTGAGACGATGGGGTTTGCAGAGAGTGACGTGTCTGAACACAGTCTCATCCTGAGGAAAATTGCTGT AAAAAGCAAAGGTTTGAGTGGAAGAGCACTTAGGAAGTTACCTTTTCTAGCACATGCACTCTTTGTGAAG TTTGTTTGTATGCAGACACCGACAGTAACTCTTGAGAGTTTTCTGGATGCTATGGACCAAGCAGTGGATaaacagagggaggaaaaatCTAACCTGGTTAATGGTGTCTAA
- the trip13 gene encoding pachytene checkpoint protein 2 homolog isoform X2, giving the protein MDDYRMEVGDQKQNINVEVQVKSHSTAKQSEVRMHVLALLNRHSVIFGNYRWTEFDEDFLQKHVHSVAIVDIEKMPLDLKSCTISIHIFTLNEDGPSMLSLEEDEELSAANHWLLPADEFHGIWESLVYENGVKTQLLDYVTTTIYFSDKNVDSNLISWNRVVLLHGPPGTGKTSLCKGLAQKLSIRLSSRYSYGQFVEINSHSLFSKWFSESGKLVTKMFQKIQQLIDDKDALVFVLIDEVESLTAARNACQAGTEPSDAIRVVNSVLTQLDQIKRHSNVVILTTSNVTEKIDLAFVDRADIKQYIGPPSEKGIYNIYLSCLEELMKCQIIYPRQQLFTMFELETMGFAESDVSEHSLILRKIAVKSKGLSGRALRKLPFLAHALFVKFVCMQTPTVTLESFLDAMDQAVDKQREEKSNLVNGV; this is encoded by the exons ATGGATGATTACAGAATGGAAGTGGGAGAccagaaacaaaacattaatgtgGAGGTCCAGGTTAAATCTCACAG CACAGCTAAACAGTCTGAGGTGCGGATGCATGTTCTGGCTCTACTGAATCGTCACAGCGTGATTTTTGGAAACTACAGATGGACAGAGTTTGATGAAGACTTCCTTCAAAAACATGTGCATTCTGTTGCTATAGTTGACATAGAGAAAATG CCCCTTGATTTGAAGAGCTGCACAATTTCCATTCACATCTTCACTTTGAATGAGGATGGACCTAGCATGCTCAGTctggaggaggatgaggaactTTCAGCAGCCAATCATTGGTTGCTGCCAGCAG atGAATTCCATGGGATTTGGGAGAGCCTGGTATATGAGAATGGTGTCAAAACCcag CTTCTGGATTATGTCACAACAACAATTTATTTCTCTGACAAAAATGTTGACAGCAACCTGATTTCTTGGAATCGCGTTGTGCTTCTTCATG GGCCTCCAGGTACAGGGAAGACGTCACTGTGCAAAGGTCTTGCCCAGAAGCTGTCAATCAGACTGTCGAGTCG GTACTCCTATGGGCAATTTGTTGAGATAAACAGCCACAGCTTGTTCTCAAAGTGGTTCTCAGAG AGCGGCAAGCTGGTCACAAAGATGTTTCAGAAGATCCAACAACTGATTGATGACAAAGACGCTCTTGTGTTTGTTCTGATTGATGAG GTGGAGAGTCTGACAGCAGCTAGAAATGCCTGTCAGGCAGGGACAGAGCCTTCTGATGCCATACGAGTGGTCAACTCTGTCCTCACTCAGTTGGACCAGATTAAAAG ACATTCAAATGTTGTAATCCTAACAACATCTAATGTGACAGAGAAGATTGATTTGGCATTTGTGGACAGAGCTGACATCAAGCAGTACATTGGTCCCCCATCTGAGAAAGGCATCTATAACATTTACCTTTCCTGCCTGGAGGAGCTAATGAAG TGCCAGATCATCTACCCACGGCAGCAGCTGTTTACAATGTTTGAACTTGAGACGATGGGGTTTGCAGAGAGTGACGTGTCTGAACACAGTCTCATCCTGAGGAAAATTGCTGT AAAAAGCAAAGGTTTGAGTGGAAGAGCACTTAGGAAGTTACCTTTTCTAGCACATGCACTCTTTGTGAAG TTTGTTTGTATGCAGACACCGACAGTAACTCTTGAGAGTTTTCTGGATGCTATGGACCAAGCAGTGGATaaacagagggaggaaaaatCTAACCTGGTTAATGGTGTCTAA